A single genomic interval of Lathyrus oleraceus cultivar Zhongwan6 chromosome 7, CAAS_Psat_ZW6_1.0, whole genome shotgun sequence harbors:
- the LOC127102505 gene encoding aminopeptidase M1, with protein MAAYREEDDYTVLSNLISISSKVQNIAADAVPDLLDYFKQFSINVLQYSAERLGWDPKPGETHDDALLRGEILTSLAEFGHDLTLDEASRRFQAFLENRNTPLLPPDIRRAVYVAVMKRATKSNRSGYESLLKLYRETDLSQEKTRILGNEISSVKA; from the exons ATGGCAGCTTATAGGGAGGAAGATGATTATACTGTGCTCTCTAACCTGATATCA ATAAGTTCTAAAGTTCAAAATATTGCAGCTGATGCAGTTCCAGACTTGCTAGATTATTTCAAACAGTTTTCTATTAATGTTCTCCAGTACTCTGCAGA GAGGCTTGGTTGGGATCCTAAACCAGGAGAAACTCATGATGATGCGTTGTTGAGAGGAGAAATTTTGACTTCCCTTGCTGAATTTGGACATGATCTGACACTGGATGAAGCAAGCAGGCGATTCCAGGCTTTCTTAGAAAACAGAAATACTCCACTTCTTCCACCTGATATAAGAAGG GCAGTTTACGTGGCTGTAATGAAACGGGCAACCAAATCTAACCGCTCGGGTTATGAATCACTTCTGAAACTATACAGAGAAACTGACCTAAGTCAGGAGAAAACGCGTATTCTGGGTAATGAAATATCTTCAGTGAAGGCATAA
- the LOC127105744 gene encoding uncharacterized protein LOC127105744 has translation MSILIKNQIFNFGTKDGKPADTLSRKHSYVLQPVTGKAKYSKLHSSEVADSKQPLQTAVVNLDDVTISLSKDGYRDMMKLADNFATFNQRLKYAHFRPLVPVKADSRSWWKYAYRAVSDQMKKARYLTSIIFTALYITCQLLRF, from the exons ATGTCGATTCTCATTAAAAATCAGATATTTAATTTTGGAACTAAAGATGGGAAACCAGCGGATACTTTGTCGCGAAAACACTCATATGTTCTGCAGCCGGTAACTGGGAAAGCAAAGTACTCAAAGCTGCATTCGAGTGAAGTTGCTGATAGCAAACAACCATTGCAGACGGCTGTTGTGAATTTGGATGATGTTACAATCAGCTTATCTAAG GATGGATACAGAGATATGATGAAATTAGCAGACAACTTCGCTACATTTAATCAACGTCTAAAGTATGCTCATTTCCGTCCACTGGTGCCAGTAAAAGCTGATTCCAGGTCTTGGTGGAAGTATGCTTACAGAGCTGTATCCGATCAGATGAAAAAGGCAAGGTATTTAACTTCAATTATATTCACAGCCTTATACATTACTTGTCAACTGCTAAGATTTTGA